One genomic segment of Hemibagrus wyckioides isolate EC202008001 linkage group LG08, SWU_Hwy_1.0, whole genome shotgun sequence includes these proteins:
- the LOC131357880 gene encoding uncharacterized protein LOC131357880 — protein sequence MTGFWISILFFSTMYTVQSGRRWVTAQSQMNPDVYQIEEKLNVNIGNSATLQCCVLGIENGEVMWFKQQYGKQPQVIVRFFKTNREKFYNEFQNSRFQIKIFGNCFNLTISNTTLSDEATYYCALVSTDGTLLKIKGERVNTETPKPALSDNSVVCDPTLHGNDVNMNSQEKTVIGLGTALGFCSVLIFCLTYFVLRRRPHEKINSFSVNVSPEMRKKSHFDITFAALKGSEVCLSDKLVYSEVIYKKL from the exons ATGACTGGATTCTGGATATCAATTTTGTTCTTCAGCACCATgt ATACAGTCCAGTCTGGTAGACGCTGGGTTACTGCACAATCCCAAATGAATCCAGATGTTTATCAGATTGAAGAAAAGCTCAATGTGAATATCGGCAACTCGGCTACtctgcagtgttgtgttttaggAATAGAGAACGGAGAAGTTATGTGGTTTAAGCAACAGTATGGAAAACAGCCTCAGGTTATAGTCAGATTCTTTAAAACTAACAGAGAAAAGTTTTATAACGAATTCCAGAATTCTCgtttccaaataaaaatatttggaaACTGCTTCAATTTGACCATTTCTAACACCACGCTGTCTGATGAAGCCACATATTACTGCGCTCTCGTGTCTACAGATGGAACgcttttaaaaattaaag GTGAGCGTGTCAACACTGAAACACCTAAACCAGCTCTGAGCGATAATTCAGTGGTGTGTGATCCAACACTGCATGGGAACGATGTTAACATGAACTCACAAGAGAAAACAG TGATCGGTTTGGGAACGGCTTTGGGTTTTTGCTCAGTTCtgattttctgtctcacttATTTCGTACTGAGGAGAAGACCACATGAAAAAA TAAACTCTTTCTCAGTAAATGTTTCTCCAGAAATGAGGAAG AAATCTCACTTTGACATCACTTTTGCAGCCTTGAAGGGAAGTGAAGTTTGCTTGTCAGACAAGTTGGTGTACTCTGAAGTGATTTATAAGaaattgtaa
- the LOC131357876 gene encoding uncharacterized protein LOC131357876, whose translation MASFWILLLIFSTMYAVQPRRHWATAQSPTKSSVYQPDKELSVNIGDSATLQCCYDPENLVGIIDLFKQPNRKKPHIIVTVYKNARETFYNDFHKSRFQIERSSNCFNMTIFNITQSDEAMYYCAVTTSSTVFGDGTNIKIKAKPALSDNSVVCEPTLHGNDTNMNTQDKTVIGLGTALGLCTLLIFCLTYYVLRRRKHNKINASIQDSPGTRQEYEAETLNYTSLQFSKKAKAEKRKTVSSDECVYSDVNTTLRYNIVNS comes from the exons ATGGCCAGTTTTTGGATTTTACTTTTGATCTTCAGCACCATGT ATGCAGTCCAACCTCGTAGACACTGGGCTACTGCACAATCCCCTACAAAGTCATCAGTTTATCAGCCTGATAAAGAACTCAGTGTGAATATCGGAGACTCGGCTACTCTGCAGTGTTGTTATGATCCTGAAAATTTAGTTGGAATAATAGACTTGTTTAAGCaaccaaacagaaaaaaacctcATATTATTGTCACAGTATATAAAAATGCTAGAGAGACGTTTTACAATGATTTCCACAAGTCTCGTTTTCAAATAGAAAGATCTTCTAACTGCTTCAATATGACAATTTTCAACATCACTCAGTCTGATGAAGCCATGTACTACTGTGCAGTGACTACATCTAGCACTGTGTTTGGAGATGGAactaatataaaaattaaag CTAAACCAGCTCTGAGTGATAATTCTGTGGTGTGTGAACCAACACTGCATGGAAACGACactaacatgaacacacaagaCAAAACAG TGATCGGTTTGGGAACAGCTTTGGGTTTGTGCACACTTCtgattttctgtctcacttATTACGTACTGAGGagaagaaaacacaataaaa TAAATGCTTCTATACAAGATTCTCCAGGAACAAGGCAG gaatATGAGGCTGAAACACTGAATTACACATCTTTGCAATTCTCCAAGAAAGCCAaagctgaaaaaagaaaaactgtctcatcagatgagtgtgtgtactctgaTGTGAATACAACTTTAAGATATAACATAGTTAATTCATaa
- the LOC131357853 gene encoding uncharacterized protein LOC131357853 has product MKPLLQKTFHFRHLATFPQLDLTMISPMKMTPLWILILYLNTITPAQAADFSGPLFLSVKSGEHITLNCPFGPLQTSVFWYKQRAGEMPKKIGKRLAYKDIDISPEFKMLGFKFEMTDGENISLTIPHLKKEDGGLYYCGKSFMDNFILARGTYLTVTDNRDVNFMVLQRGVLDSGASVTLQCSVLSESRAAELQVLWFRAAPPQSHPQIIYTHHNSSHQCESGSSTHTCVYNFTKNILSLNDTGTYYCAVALCGKIIFGNGTQVQLASVKSEDPVVICLAVALGVCVVVIFAHITTCTWRNCEYFTVKTYDSVKNTMKEAANQNRDAMELSFAASHVNKRQRKTERAQDNVYTEVIYSSVS; this is encoded by the exons ATGAAGCCGTTATTACAAAAGACTTTCCACTTTCGTCATTTGGCTACTTTTCCGCAGCTTGACTTGACTATGATTTCACCTATGAAGATGACACCGCTGTGGATACTTATCTTATATCTGAACACAATAA cTCCAGCCCAAGCTGCGGATTTTTCTGGACCATTGTTTCTTTCCGTGAAATCTGGGGAACATATTACTCTTAACTGCCCATTTGGACCCCTTCAAACATCTGTGTTCTGGTACAAACAAAGAGCTGGAGAAATGCctaaaaaaataggaaaaagatTAGCGTATAAGGATATCGACATTTCTCCTGAGTTCAAGATGTTAGGATTTAAATTCGAGATGACCGACGGAGAAAACATTTCTCTGACAAttccacatttaaaaaaagaagacgGAGGACTTTACTACTGTGGAAAAAGTTTCATGGACAATTTTATATTAGCCAGAGGAACGTACTTGACTGTAACAG ATAACAGAGATGTAAATTTCATGGTGTTGCAGCGCGGCGTGTTGGACTCAGGAGCCTCAGTGACTCTGCAGTGCTCGGTTCTCTCTGAGAGCAGAGCAGCAGAACTCCAAGTGCTCTGGTTCAGAGCTGCTCCACCACAATCCCATCCTcaaatcatttacactcatcacaaCAGCAGCCATCAGTGTGAGAGCGgctcttctacacacacctgtgtgtacaACTTCACCAAGAACATCCTCAGCCTCAATGATACTGGAACTTACTACTGCGCTGTGGCCCTGTGTGGGAAGATCATATTTGGGAACGGGACACAAGTACAGCTGG cttCAGTAAAATCTGAAGACCCTGTAGTGATCTGCCTTGCTGTAGCTTTGGGAGTGTGCGTGGTTGTGATCTTTGCTCATATCACAACCTGTACATGGAGAAACTGTGAATATTTCACTG TTAAAACTTACGATTCAGTTAAAAATACGATGAAGGAAGCAGCAAATCAG AACCGTGATGCCATGGAGCTGAGTTTTGCTGCTTCACACGTCaataaaagacaaagaaagacagagcgAGCTCAAGATAACGTGTATACTGAAGTGATTTACTCTTCTGTTTCCTAG
- the LOC131357861 gene encoding uncharacterized protein LOC131357861 — translation MLMLMWITVVLFSQTVSAQKNVIHQPNPVISAASGDNVTLQCFRTNKGSTETIIWYKQAAGQEPCVMVTVQKLSLDPIFGDDFKSPRFTVEDLKESCDLKITNVEPSDEAVYYCGLKMITVEFGKGTFLSVKGNEDVKVSVWQRAVSDSVPAGASVTLQCSVLSESRAAELQVLWFRAAPPQSHPQIIYTHHNSSHQCESGSSTHTCVYNFTKNILSLSDTGTYYCAVALCGKIIFGNGTQVQLENSATSYNPVVVSLTTALVMCGILISVQTVLLCKRKNCQQCKERSQHGAVINTEKMNTQDPDGMELNYAALHFNERKTKRVRGTRGRSQESVYSEVKTSTITH, via the exons atgctgatgctgatgtggaTTACAGTGGTGCTTTTTAGTCAGACTG TTTCTGCACAAAAGAACGTCATCCATCAGCCGAACCCGGTGATCTCTGCTGCTTCTGGTGAtaacgtgactctacagtgctTTCGAACAAACAAGGGAAGCACTGAAACCATCATTTGGTACAAACAAGCAGCAGGTCAGGAGCCTTGTGTAATGGTCACAGTGCAAAAACTATCACTGGATCCTATTTTTGGAGATGATTTCAAATCGCCAAGGTTTACTGTTGAGGATTTAAAAGAAAGCTGTGATTTGAAAATTACTAACGTGGAACCGTCAGACGAAGCCGTGTATTACTGTGGATTAAAAATGATTACAGTAGAGTTTGGAAAAGGAACATTTTTATCAGTGAAAG GTAATGAAGATGTAAAAGTGTCGGTGTGGCAGCGTGCCGTGTCGGACTCGGTTCCTGCAGGAGCCTCAGTGACTCTGCAGTGCTCGGTTCTCTCTGAGAGCAGAGCAGCAGAACTCCAAGTGCTCTGGTTCAGAGCTGCTCCACCACAATCCCATCCTcaaatcatttacactcatcacaaCAGCAGCCATCAGTGTGAGAGCGgctcttctacacacacctgtgtgtacaACTTCACCAAGAACATCCTCAGCCTCAGTGATACTGGAACTTACTACTGCGCTGTGGCCCTGTGTGGGAAGATCATATTTGGGAATGGGACACAAGTACAGCTGGAGAACTCTG CAACGTCTTATAATCCTGTAGTGGTCAGTTTGACAACAGCCTTGGTAATGTGCGGGATTCTGATTTCTGTTCAAACTGTTTTACTCTGTAAAAGGAAAAACTGTCAACAATGCAAAG aaagaaGTCAGCATGGTGCTGTGATAAACACTGAGAAGATGAACACTCAG GATCCTGATGGCATGGAGCTGAATTACGCTgcattacattttaatgaaaggAAAACTAAAAGAGTGAGAGGAACCCGAGGTCGATCTCAAGAAAGTGTGTACTCAGAAGTGAAAACTTCCACCATTACTCACTAA
- the LOC131357877 gene encoding uncharacterized protein LOC131357877, translated as MTSFWILILIFSTMYTVQPAGHWVTAQSLTESPVYQPDKELIVNIGDSATLRCCYNAENVVGIIDFFKQPNRNKPQIIVTVYKTTGETFYNESHESHFRIERSSNCFSMTILNITQSDEAMYFCAVTKSDIIFGDGTYLKIKETYKPLWNNSVVCEPTLHGNNTNMNSQHKTVIGLGTALGLCALLIFCLTYYILRRRKCDKLNASTQDYLGTRQEYEEETLNYTPLQFSKKKAKAEKRKTGSSVECVYSDVNTTVRYNS; from the exons ATGACCAGTTTCTGGATTTTAATTTTGATCTTCAGCACCATGT aTACAGTCCAACCTGCTGGACACTGGGTTACTGCACAATCCCTCACAGAGTCACCAGTTTATCAGCCTGATAAAGAGCTCATTGTGAACATCGGAGACTCGGCTACTCTACGGTGTTGTTACAATGCTGAAAATGTAGTTGGAATAATAGACTTTTTTAAGCAACCAAACAGAAATAAGCCTCAGATTATAGTCACAGTATATAAAACTACTGGAGAGACATTTTACAATGAATCCCACGAGTCTCATTTTCGAATAGAAAGATCTTCAAACTGCTTCAGTATGACCATTTTAAACATCACTCAGTCTGATGAAGCCATGTACTTCTGTGCAGTGACAAAATCCGACATTATATTTGGAGATGGAACTTATTTGAAAATCAAAG AAACATATAAACCTCTGTGGAATAATTCTGTGGTGTGTGAACCAACACTGCATGGAAACAACACTAACATGAactcacaacacaaaacag TGATCGGTTTGGGAACGGCTTTGGGTTTGTGCGCACTTCTGATTTTCTGCCTCACTTATTACATACTGAGGAGAagaaaatgtgataaat TAAATGCTTCTACACAAGATTATCTAGGAACAAGGCAG gaatatgaagaagaaactcTGAATTACACACCTTTGCAATTCTCCAAGAAGAAAGCCAaagctgaaaaaagaaaaactggctcatcagttgagtgtgtgtactctgaTGTGAATACAACTGTACGATATAACAGTTGA
- the LOC131357870 gene encoding uncharacterized protein LOC131357870, with protein sequence MRYKHCRISKNRTMTSFWILLLILSTMYTVQPGRRWVTAQSPTKSLVYQPDKELSVNIGDSATLQCCYDPENVAGVVDLFKQLKRKKPQLMVTVYKTAGEIFYNESHKSRVRIERSSNCFNMTILNIIQSDEAMYYCAVTTSNTVFGDGTNIKIEAKPALSDNSVVCEPTLHGNDTNLNTQHRTVIGLGTALGLCALLIFYLTYFILKRRKHDKIIASIQDSPGTRQESEAETLNYTSLQFSKKAKPEKRKTVSSDECVYSDVNTTVRYK encoded by the exons ATGAGATACAAGCACTGTAGAATTTCTAAGAATCGAACAATGACAAGTTTCTGGATTTTACTTTTGATCCTCAGCACCATGT ATACAGTCCAACCTGGTAGACGCTGGGTTACTGCACAATCCCCTACAAAGTCACTAGTTTATCAGCCTGATAAAGAACTCAGTGTGAATATCGGAGACTCGGCTACTCTGCAGTGTTGTTATGATCCTGAAAATGTAGCTGGAGTAGTAGACTTGTTTAAGCAgctaaagagaaagaaacctcAGCTTATGGTAACAGTATATAAAACTGCTGgagaaatattttacaatgaatCCCACAAGTCTCGTGTTCGAATAGAAAGATCTTCAAACTGCTTCAATATGACAATTTTAAACATCATTCAGTCTGATGAAGCCATGTACTACTGTGCAGTGACAACATCCAACACTGTGTTTGGAGATGGAACTAATATAAAAATTGAAG CTAAACCAGCTCTGAGTGATAATTCTGTGGTGTGTGAACCAACACTGCATGGAAACGACACTAACCTGAACACACAACACCGAACAG TGATCGGTTTGGGAACAGCTTTGGGTTTGTGCGCACTTCTGATTTTCTATCTCACTTATTTCATactgaaaagaagaaaacatgaTAAAA TAATTGCTTCTATACAAGATTCTCCAGGAACAAGGCAG GAATCTGAGGCTGAAACACTGAATTACACATCTTTGCAATTCTCCAAGAAAGCCAaacctgaaaaaagaaaaactgtctcatcggatgagtgtgtgtactctgaTGTGAATACAACTGTAAGATATAAGTAG